One stretch of Brevibacillus laterosporus DNA includes these proteins:
- a CDS encoding YxeA family protein translates to MKKVIIGILVFLLILVGMFFLMKDNLFKKIGADIYYVQIIGEGKNLTGTHLYEYTLTGYDKNGLEKKITFNGLKQLRQEAYLEVYVKSGEADEVVTYNEVQKADIPAKANEKLK, encoded by the coding sequence ATGAAAAAGGTAATTATCGGGATTTTAGTCTTCTTATTAATTTTGGTTGGAATGTTCTTTCTTATGAAGGACAATCTTTTTAAAAAAATAGGGGCAGACATCTACTATGTGCAAATCATTGGAGAAGGTAAAAACTTGACAGGTACTCATCTGTACGAATATACACTAACCGGTTACGATAAAAATGGATTGGAAAAAAAGATTACATTTAATGGACTAAAACAATTACGACAAGAAGCGTATCTTGAAGTGTATGTTAAGAGTGGTGAGGCTGATGAAGTAGTTACCTATAACGAGGTACAAAAAGCAGATATCCCT